TAAAGAACTCCTCATACGTTTCTTCTGTGTAAAACATCTTTAATGCAATGACTTCGCAGTCTGGATTAATATCTTTGATACGGTCCCTCATCAGGTCCACTTTCGGTTGACCTACTGTCGAAAGTAAGGCGTGCACCTGACGGTTGACGTTTGTGATATCAACATCATCTTTATCCACTAGAACAAGACGGCCTACACCTGACCTCGCTAAAGCTTCAGCTGCAAAGGATCCGACTCCCCCGATTCCAAGTACTGCCACCGTGCTATCTTTAAGGGTTTGAATTCCTTGTTTGCCGATCGCTAGTTCATTTCGTGAAAACTGGTGTAGCAAAATAATCAACTCCATTATAAGTATTCAACTAGGTTTATACTGAATTAGAATAAAGGAAACAGGGCCGAAAATCAATATGAAATGTTGGCCATAGCTTTCGTTTACCCTATTTCGGGCTTCTTTAGTCAAGGACCAAGGCTGAATCTGCACGCTGCCCAGATCTGAAAAACAAGCGCAAAAGAGCCAGGCTGTCTTCAGCCTGGCTCTAGGATTATATAGGTTCTATTAATTGAAAAATGATTGGTCGAGTCCCAATCGTGCCGTCGCCATCGTGTCCTTCGTTTTGAACCCGCTCTCGGCAGGTGGGTGCTCTATTCCACTATTTGTTAGTCCTCGGAATGAGGCATGAACGCCTAGCAGAAACGTCAAGCTCCCGAAGTTTGAAGTGTTCGGTCAAAACTGTTAGGTAAAAACGTCGCACACATCAGGACTCGTTTGTGATTGATTAAATAATACCATATCAATCTCTGTATTTCAACGAATGACCCCCGGAATTTATTTACATCATTCTACATCCAGCGACAAAGACAGTTCTTTCAACTGATCTTCACTCACTCCACCAGGCGCATCGGTCAATACGCAGCTTGCACTCGCCGTTTTCGGGAAGGCAATTGTATCACGCAGGTTCGTGCGTCCTGCAAGAAGCATGACTAAGCGGTCAAGTCCCAGTGCGATACCGCCGTGTGGAGGCGTTCCGTATTCGAATGCTTCCAGTAAGAAACCGAATTGGGCTTCTGCTTCTTCTTTAGAGAAGCCAAGTACTTTGAACATTTTCTCCTGAATATCACGCTCGTAAATACGAAGTGATCCACCGCCCAGCTCGTAGCCATTCAACACAAGGTCATATGCTTCTGCACGGATTGAAGCAGGATCCGTTTCGAAAAGGTCCAGGTCTTCCCTGACAGGCATCGTGAATGGATGGTGTGCTGCGTAATAACGGTTTTCACCTTCGTCATACTCAAGCAGCGGCCAGTCTGTCACCCATAGGAAGTTGAATTTCGATTCATCGATCAATTTTAATTCTTTACCCAGTTTTAAACGGAGGGCACCAAGGGCATCGGCGACCACAGACTTCTTGTCAGCAACAAAGAGTAATAAATCCCCTGTTTCAGCGTCTGCAGTAGAAGAAATTTGGGCTGCATCTTCTTCAGTGACAAATTTCGAGATCGGTCCTTTTAAGCCTTCTTCCTCCACTTTCAGCCAAGCTAGTCCTTTTGCACCGTAGCGTGAAACGAATTCTGTCAGGCCATCGATGTCTTTACGGGAATAAGATGACGCCCCGCCTTTTACGTTGATCAGTTTGACTTGACCGCCATTTGCGACTGCGCCGGCAAATACTTTGAATCCTGATTCTTTGACAATTTCAGAAACGTCGATCAGCTCCATACCGAAGCGTGTGTCTGGTTTGTCAGAACCATAACGGCTCATGGCTTCATCGTATGTCATTCGCGGAATTGGTAATGATACGTCCACTTCTTTCACATCGTTCATCAGCTTTTTCATCATGTCTTCAACAAGTGCGATGATTTGCTCTTTATCCATGAAGCTCATTTCCATATCGACCTGAGTAAACTCAGGCTGACGGTCTGCCCTAAGGTCTTCATCACGGAAGCAGCGAGCGATTTGATAATAACGGTCAAAGCCTGACACCATCAATAATTGCTTGAAGATTTGCGGTGATTGAGGAAGTGCATAGAATTCCCCTTTGTGCACCCGGCTTGGAACAAGATAATCCCTTGCCCCTTCAGGTGTGCTCTTTGTCAGGATCGGTGTTTCAACAT
The nucleotide sequence above comes from Bacillus sp. KH172YL63. Encoded proteins:
- the aspS gene encoding aspartate--tRNA ligase, which encodes MTRRTAYCGEITESYIGEKITIKGWVQKRRDLGGLIFIDLRDREGIVQVVFNPDVSSEALALAEKIRNEYVLSVTGTVVARGEGTVNPNLKTGSVEIQADDVQIINEAKTPPFMIDDQMEVSEDVRLKYRYVDLRRPAMLETFKMRHNVTTSFRNFLNDNGFLDVETPILTKSTPEGARDYLVPSRVHKGEFYALPQSPQIFKQLLMVSGFDRYYQIARCFRDEDLRADRQPEFTQVDMEMSFMDKEQIIALVEDMMKKLMNDVKEVDVSLPIPRMTYDEAMSRYGSDKPDTRFGMELIDVSEIVKESGFKVFAGAVANGGQVKLINVKGGASSYSRKDIDGLTEFVSRYGAKGLAWLKVEEEGLKGPISKFVTEEDAAQISSTADAETGDLLLFVADKKSVVADALGALRLKLGKELKLIDESKFNFLWVTDWPLLEYDEGENRYYAAHHPFTMPVREDLDLFETDPASIRAEAYDLVLNGYELGGGSLRIYERDIQEKMFKVLGFSKEEAEAQFGFLLEAFEYGTPPHGGIALGLDRLVMLLAGRTNLRDTIAFPKTASASCVLTDAPGGVSEDQLKELSLSLDVE